A section of the Deltaproteobacteria bacterium genome encodes:
- a CDS encoding acyltransferase — protein sequence MPRTVRCGLIQCANPVNDESRPVSEIQEAMFQAHLPFIEEAGKKGVQILCLQEIFNGPYFCPSQDKRWYDAAEPVPGPTVERLVPYARKHKMVIVVPVYEREMAGVYYNTAAVLDADGTYLGKYRKHHIPHTSGFWEKYFFKPGNLGYPVFDTAYAKVGVYICYDRHFPEGARILGLHGAEIVFNPSATVAGLSQYLWKLEQPAHAVANGYFMGCINRVGTEAPWGIGKFYGTSYFVDPRGQIVAEGSEDQSELITAELNLDTIEEVRRVWQFFRDRRPDAYEDLTKQLP from the coding sequence ATGCCGCGAACCGTTCGTTGTGGGCTCATCCAGTGCGCGAACCCGGTGAACGACGAGTCGCGTCCGGTCTCCGAGATCCAGGAGGCCATGTTCCAGGCTCACCTGCCCTTCATCGAGGAGGCCGGCAAGAAGGGGGTGCAGATCCTCTGCCTGCAGGAGATCTTCAACGGCCCGTACTTCTGCCCGAGCCAGGACAAGCGCTGGTACGACGCCGCGGAGCCGGTGCCCGGCCCCACCGTCGAGCGCCTCGTTCCCTACGCGCGCAAGCACAAGATGGTGATCGTGGTGCCGGTCTACGAGCGCGAGATGGCCGGCGTCTATTACAACACGGCGGCCGTGCTCGACGCGGACGGGACCTACCTCGGCAAGTACCGCAAGCACCACATCCCGCACACCTCGGGCTTCTGGGAGAAGTACTTCTTCAAGCCCGGAAACCTCGGCTACCCCGTCTTCGACACCGCCTACGCCAAGGTCGGGGTCTACATCTGCTACGACCGCCACTTCCCCGAAGGGGCGCGCATCCTCGGCCTGCACGGGGCGGAGATCGTCTTCAACCCGTCGGCCACGGTGGCCGGCCTCTCGCAGTACCTCTGGAAGCTCGAGCAGCCCGCGCACGCGGTGGCCAACGGCTACTTCATGGGGTGCATCAATCGGGTCGGGACCGAGGCCCCGTGGGGGATCGGCAAGTTCTACGGCACGAGCTACTTCGTCGACCCGCGCGGCCAGATCGTCGCCGAGGGGAGCGAGGACCAGAGCGAGCTCATCACCGCCGAGCTGAACCTGGACACGATCGAGGAGGTGCGCCGCGTGTGGCAGTTCTTCCGGGACCGCCGCCCCGACGCCTACGAAGACCTGACCAAGCAGCTCCCGTAA
- a CDS encoding aspartate aminotransferase family protein, whose product MTSQQIRDKQKEFLFPCVITYYKEPLVMAKGQGTRLWDHDGKEYLDFFGGILTVSLGHCEPRVNQRIAQQVLELQHVSTLYPTAQQVTLAERLAHLTPGRLKKCFFTSSGTEADETAVLLAELHTGNQELVVLRHAYAGRSMLAMNITGHAPWRLVASKVATVKHLAAPYCYRCPFGQTYPGCGVRCAKDLEELIKTTTCGRISAFMAEPILGVGGFITPPPEYFQIAVEITRKHGGVFICDEVQTGFGRTGDHWCGIEHYGVEPEIMTFAKGIANGSPMGATIATPEVADSFKGLSISTFGGNPVSDAAALGTIEVMEQEEIPKRSRRLGDKLRAGLEALQKRFDFIGEVRGKGLMQAIELVNSHQTREPAAERTNALMEASKARGLLIGKGGLHGNVLRIAPPMLIDEAALDDGLKRLGESLAAI is encoded by the coding sequence CTGACCTCGCAGCAGATCCGCGACAAGCAGAAGGAGTTCCTCTTCCCCTGCGTGATCACCTATTACAAGGAGCCCCTGGTGATGGCCAAGGGGCAGGGGACGCGCCTCTGGGATCACGACGGCAAGGAGTACCTCGACTTCTTCGGCGGGATTTTGACCGTCTCGCTCGGACACTGCGAGCCGCGCGTTAACCAGCGCATCGCCCAGCAGGTGCTCGAGCTGCAGCACGTCTCGACGCTCTACCCGACGGCGCAGCAGGTCACGCTGGCCGAGCGGCTCGCGCACCTTACGCCGGGACGGCTGAAGAAGTGCTTCTTCACCAGCTCCGGCACCGAGGCCGACGAGACCGCGGTGCTCCTCGCCGAGCTGCACACCGGGAACCAGGAGCTCGTGGTGCTGCGGCACGCCTACGCCGGGCGCTCGATGCTGGCCATGAACATCACGGGGCACGCCCCCTGGCGGCTCGTCGCCTCGAAGGTGGCGACGGTCAAGCACCTCGCCGCGCCGTACTGCTACCGCTGCCCGTTCGGCCAGACCTATCCCGGCTGCGGGGTGCGCTGCGCGAAGGACCTCGAGGAGCTGATCAAGACCACGACCTGCGGGCGCATCTCGGCCTTCATGGCCGAGCCGATCCTCGGGGTCGGGGGCTTCATCACGCCGCCCCCCGAGTACTTCCAGATCGCCGTCGAGATCACGCGGAAGCACGGCGGGGTCTTCATCTGCGACGAGGTGCAGACCGGCTTCGGCCGCACGGGAGATCACTGGTGCGGGATCGAGCACTACGGGGTCGAGCCCGAGATCATGACCTTCGCCAAGGGGATCGCGAACGGCTCGCCGATGGGGGCGACGATCGCCACCCCCGAGGTGGCCGACTCCTTCAAGGGGCTCTCGATCTCCACCTTCGGCGGCAACCCGGTCTCGGACGCCGCGGCGCTCGGGACGATCGAGGTGATGGAGCAGGAAGAGATCCCGAAGCGGTCGCGGCGGCTCGGCGACAAGCTGCGTGCGGGGCTCGAGGCGCTGCAGAAGCGCTTCGACTTCATCGGCGAGGTGCGCGGCAAGGGGCTGATGCAGGCCATCGAGCTCGTGAACAGCCACCAGACCCGCGAGCCGGCGGCGGAGCGCACGAACGCGCTGATGGAGGCGTCGAAGGCGCGTGGCCTGCTCATCGGCAAGGGGGGGCTCCACGGCAACGTGCTGCGCATCGCGCCGCCGATGCTCATCGACGAGGCCGCGCTCGACGACGGGCTGAAGCGGCTCGGGGAGTCGCTCGCCGCGATCTAG
- a CDS encoding radical SAM protein: MPATPVPTISYDGVEIPDYGERLYPYGILEVTRHCNLRCKTCFFFQAFAHEEGDVADAELVAKLKALAKRHRIKFMSWVGGEPLLRKRVVEHAAEIVPGNVIFTNGTVALPDWPVTFAVSLDGLEEVNDAIRGTGVFERARRTIAQAPRRVLVQTVVSRRNLDVLPAFTDELAGWPKVAGVIFSIYVPQQGDASGLAFELSARDELLDRLLELKRRHGAFVVNEEAALDLARPATCREVTDRCDMRENSLALDYRLERRTPCCYGEKVDCDLCAAPTPFSLAARARGLVSGTDHLAETIRRLGQR, encoded by the coding sequence ATGCCCGCGACTCCGGTCCCCACGATCTCCTACGACGGCGTCGAGATCCCCGACTACGGGGAGCGGCTCTACCCCTACGGCATCCTCGAGGTCACGCGGCACTGCAACCTGCGCTGCAAGACCTGCTTCTTCTTTCAGGCCTTCGCGCACGAGGAGGGGGACGTCGCCGACGCCGAGCTCGTGGCCAAGCTCAAGGCCCTCGCGAAGCGGCACCGCATCAAGTTCATGTCCTGGGTCGGAGGCGAGCCGCTCCTCCGCAAGCGCGTGGTCGAGCACGCCGCCGAGATCGTCCCTGGCAACGTCATCTTCACCAACGGGACCGTAGCCCTCCCCGACTGGCCGGTGACCTTCGCCGTCTCGCTCGACGGGCTCGAAGAGGTCAACGACGCCATCCGGGGGACGGGGGTCTTCGAGCGCGCCCGTCGCACCATCGCCCAGGCTCCGCGCCGGGTGCTGGTGCAGACGGTGGTCTCGCGGCGAAACCTGGACGTCCTGCCCGCCTTCACCGACGAGCTCGCCGGCTGGCCCAAGGTGGCGGGGGTGATCTTCAGCATCTACGTGCCGCAGCAGGGGGACGCGAGCGGGCTGGCCTTCGAGCTCTCGGCGCGCGATGAGCTCCTCGATCGCCTCCTCGAGCTCAAGCGCCGGCACGGGGCCTTCGTGGTCAACGAGGAGGCCGCCCTCGACCTGGCGCGGCCGGCGACCTGTCGCGAGGTCACCGACCGCTGCGACATGCGCGAGAACTCGCTCGCGCTCGACTACCGCCTCGAGCGACGCACCCCGTGCTGCTACGGCGAGAAGGTGGACTGCGATCTCTGTGCGGCACCGACTCCCTTCAGCCTCGCCGCGCGCGCCCGGGGGCTCGTCTCCGGCACCGATCACCTGGCCGAGACGATCCGCCGACTCGGCCAGCGCTGA
- a CDS encoding sigma-70 family RNA polymerase sigma factor, with translation MGHELKVLPGGEAAIVEEKLLDDDLMRLVRRGVESAFAALIRRHQALVLGYATRFFGDGQLGREVAQEVFLVVWGERQSYEPQGRFRSYLMTLAHHRCHVVARQRRSGAAKVAALQVEGTALSGGEEATALGQLLAAERQAELARALLGLDDKTRAALSLRFSGELSYEEMSAVTGLPEGTLKAQVCRGLRKLHERLFAEEGP, from the coding sequence ATGGGCCACGAGCTGAAGGTGCTCCCGGGCGGCGAGGCCGCGATCGTCGAGGAGAAGCTACTCGACGACGACCTCATGCGCCTCGTGCGGCGCGGGGTGGAGTCGGCCTTCGCGGCGCTCATCCGAAGGCACCAGGCGCTCGTTCTGGGGTACGCCACGCGCTTTTTCGGGGACGGCCAGCTCGGACGCGAGGTCGCGCAGGAGGTGTTCCTCGTGGTGTGGGGCGAGCGCCAGAGCTACGAGCCGCAGGGCCGCTTCCGCTCCTACCTGATGACGCTGGCCCACCACCGCTGCCACGTCGTGGCCCGACAGCGGCGGAGCGGTGCCGCGAAGGTGGCAGCTCTTCAGGTGGAGGGGACGGCCCTGTCGGGCGGGGAGGAGGCCACGGCTCTCGGTCAGCTCCTCGCGGCGGAGCGGCAGGCGGAGCTCGCGCGCGCCCTGCTCGGGCTCGACGACAAGACCCGCGCGGCGCTGTCGCTGCGCTTCTCGGGCGAGCTCTCCTACGAGGAGATGTCGGCGGTGACCGGTCTTCCGGAAGGGACGCTCAAGGCGCAGGTCTGTCGCGGGTTGAGAAAGCTCCACGAGCGGCTGTTCGCCGAGGAGGGCCCATGA
- a CDS encoding zf-HC2 domain-containing protein: protein MSCVTVDRLIQHLDGELSVNDARGLEEHLVGCAACRRRREELAALVRGLGPESREAQAEDLSGAVLARVRAGERVEGPELRARTAGARARRWIPVAVGGALALAAAALLALRLREPSPGLPGAGSGSFSVRGGGSLETERWLALWVYRRVEGTRRYAPVEGPIRSHERLVFGVRNGEGRYRHLMLVAVDATGQVYWYYPAYEHKGSDPTSIPLGRGRVELPAEIEHRLSPGRLRFFALFSVEPLKVSAVEAELRRARASRKDPTALTRLELPGVAQLTRVFEVQGAREGP, encoded by the coding sequence ATGAGCTGCGTGACGGTGGACCGGCTGATCCAGCACCTGGATGGCGAGCTGTCGGTGAACGACGCCCGGGGTCTGGAGGAGCACCTCGTCGGGTGCGCCGCGTGTCGGCGGCGGAGGGAGGAGCTGGCCGCGCTGGTGCGCGGGCTCGGGCCGGAGTCCCGCGAGGCGCAGGCGGAGGATCTGTCGGGCGCGGTGCTCGCGCGCGTCCGCGCCGGGGAGCGGGTGGAAGGACCCGAGCTGCGCGCTCGTACCGCCGGCGCGCGTGCGAGGCGGTGGATCCCGGTCGCGGTCGGGGGTGCCCTGGCGCTGGCCGCGGCGGCGCTCCTCGCCCTGCGCCTCCGGGAGCCGAGCCCGGGGCTACCGGGGGCCGGGTCGGGGAGCTTCTCGGTGCGCGGCGGCGGCTCGCTCGAAACCGAGCGCTGGCTTGCGCTGTGGGTCTACCGGCGGGTAGAAGGAACCCGGCGCTACGCGCCCGTGGAAGGACCGATCCGGAGCCACGAGCGACTCGTCTTCGGCGTGCGAAACGGGGAAGGACGTTATCGCCACCTGATGCTCGTGGCTGTGGACGCGACGGGGCAGGTCTATTGGTACTACCCGGCCTACGAGCACAAGGGGAGCGATCCGACGAGCATCCCCCTCGGGCGGGGCAGGGTGGAGTTGCCCGCCGAGATCGAGCACCGGCTGAGCCCCGGGCGCTTGCGGTTCTTCGCCCTCTTCTCGGTGGAGCCGCTCAAGGTCTCCGCGGTGGAGGCCGAGCTCCGGCGCGCGCGAGCGAGCCGGAAGGACCCGACCGCGCTCACGCGCCTCGAGCTTCCCGGGGTCGCGCAGCTCACGCGCGTCTTCGAGGTGCAGGGGGCGCGCGAGGGACCGTGA
- a CDS encoding caspase family protein, producing the protein MRAGALIVLSLVAAALVAARPGSVAAVTPTRAPALFALVVGYNRAPDRSLPSLQYADDDAVRNVELLRSLGAETVLLTELDRATRELHPEARPTAPRRPELEAALGALNERIAAARASGRPTVFYFFYTGHGDVRDGEGFLQLADGGFTRSALRRLLAACRAQVIHVVVDACKSYFAVFERGPGGVRRPAAGSFLPPDPEVPAHAGFVLSTSTASDSHEWEAFQGGVFSHEVRSALRGAADLDGDGRVTYEEAAAFIFTANRAVPNERYRPRFFVRPPRGASATAAVLSDLRRGAGRRLIFDGPRRSHFTVEDAAGVRLADLHPGTSAVALLVPAVGQLYVRRRGSGEEYLLPERSPATVRLSGLRSQLATARARGAEHEAFRRLFRDPFDGGALRSYRDRPDDSADDHLPRRPWQTWARPALLGAALATLTSAGILTGLGLRERGRTDETTSQLDRMDANRRIARFNAAAVSCYALGGAAAVGYLLWQLWPARPPAITVTPAFGAGGAGLQLEGRY; encoded by the coding sequence GTGAGAGCGGGTGCGCTCATCGTCCTCTCCCTCGTGGCTGCGGCGCTGGTCGCCGCGCGGCCCGGTTCCGTCGCCGCGGTGACCCCGACGCGTGCGCCGGCCCTCTTCGCGCTGGTCGTGGGCTACAACCGTGCCCCCGACCGCAGCCTGCCTTCCTTGCAGTACGCCGACGACGACGCGGTTCGCAACGTCGAGCTCCTGCGCTCCCTCGGGGCCGAGACGGTGCTGCTCACCGAGCTGGACCGCGCGACCCGCGAGCTCCATCCGGAGGCGAGGCCTACCGCGCCACGGCGGCCGGAGCTCGAGGCCGCGCTCGGGGCGCTGAACGAGCGCATCGCGGCGGCTCGGGCGAGCGGACGCCCGACGGTCTTCTACTTCTTCTACACGGGGCATGGGGACGTGCGGGACGGTGAGGGGTTCCTGCAGCTCGCCGACGGCGGCTTCACCCGTTCGGCGCTGCGACGGCTGCTCGCGGCCTGCCGCGCCCAGGTGATCCACGTGGTGGTGGACGCCTGCAAGTCGTACTTCGCGGTCTTCGAGCGCGGGCCGGGCGGGGTGCGGCGGCCGGCCGCGGGGTCCTTTCTGCCGCCCGATCCCGAGGTGCCGGCGCACGCGGGCTTCGTGCTCTCCACCTCGACCGCGAGCGACAGCCACGAATGGGAGGCCTTCCAGGGGGGAGTCTTCAGCCACGAGGTACGCTCGGCGCTTCGTGGGGCGGCGGATCTCGACGGGGATGGGCGCGTGACCTATGAGGAGGCGGCCGCGTTCATCTTCACTGCCAACCGCGCGGTGCCGAACGAGCGCTACCGACCGCGCTTCTTCGTGCGACCGCCGCGTGGCGCCTCCGCGACGGCCGCCGTGCTGAGCGACCTCCGTCGCGGAGCGGGACGGCGCCTCATCTTCGACGGACCGCGACGCAGCCACTTCACCGTCGAGGATGCCGCCGGAGTGCGTCTCGCGGACCTGCATCCCGGTACGAGCGCCGTGGCGCTGCTCGTGCCCGCCGTTGGCCAGCTCTACGTCCGCCGCCGCGGGAGCGGCGAGGAATACCTGCTCCCCGAGCGCTCGCCTGCCACGGTGCGGCTCTCGGGGCTCAGGAGCCAGCTCGCCACGGCCCGGGCCCGAGGGGCGGAGCACGAGGCCTTCCGGCGGCTCTTCCGGGACCCCTTCGACGGGGGCGCGCTGAGGAGCTATCGCGACCGCCCGGATGACAGCGCGGACGACCATCTGCCGCGTCGCCCCTGGCAGACGTGGGCGAGACCGGCGCTCCTCGGCGCTGCGCTGGCCACGCTCACGTCGGCGGGGATCCTGACCGGGCTCGGGCTGCGGGAGCGCGGGCGAACGGACGAGACAACCTCGCAGCTCGACCGGATGGACGCCAACCGACGCATCGCGCGCTTCAACGCGGCCGCGGTGAGCTGCTACGCGCTGGGGGGTGCGGCAGCCGTCGGATATCTGCTCTGGCAGCTCTGGCCGGCGCGTCCTCCGGCGATCACGGTGACCCCGGCCTTCGGCGCAGGGGGCGCGGGGCTGCAGCTCGAGGGGCGCTACTGA
- a CDS encoding polysaccharide lyase family 7 protein, which yields MLADAAAVLADAAAGLADGPARPGDARGSQPADLFDLGHWKLQLPGPRDVQPRELLAGFSDGHFYLDGASKELVFSLDAAEKGSTSNSSYVRSELREQLTPNSDRPNWNAASGTHVLTARCKVVQNTLSPNKITVLQIHGIGSDGQSAPPLTRLVFEDGVLLIRYKADKSGNTENKVSCGSYSGYVDYEVKVQGSRLIVTVNGSEKLNRDISYWTWDNYFKAGAYPQATQGRVSVQFAKLSVAHL from the coding sequence GTGCTGGCGGACGCCGCCGCGGTGCTGGCCGACGCCGCCGCCGGCCTCGCCGATGGTCCGGCGCGTCCGGGCGATGCCCGTGGGTCGCAGCCAGCCGACCTCTTCGACCTCGGGCACTGGAAGCTCCAGCTCCCCGGGCCCCGGGACGTCCAACCCCGAGAGCTGCTCGCGGGCTTTTCCGACGGGCACTTCTATCTCGACGGAGCGTCGAAGGAGCTCGTCTTTTCGCTCGACGCCGCGGAGAAGGGCTCGACCTCCAACTCGAGCTACGTGCGCTCGGAGCTGCGCGAGCAGCTCACGCCGAACAGCGACCGCCCCAACTGGAACGCCGCGAGCGGGACGCACGTCCTGACGGCTCGCTGCAAGGTCGTGCAGAACACCCTCTCGCCCAACAAGATCACGGTGCTTCAGATCCACGGGATCGGCTCGGACGGTCAGAGCGCCCCGCCGCTCACGCGGCTGGTCTTCGAGGACGGGGTCCTGCTCATCCGCTACAAGGCGGACAAGTCCGGCAACACGGAGAACAAGGTGAGCTGCGGCAGCTACTCGGGGTACGTGGACTACGAGGTGAAGGTCCAGGGGAGTCGCCTGATCGTGACCGTGAACGGCAGCGAGAAGCTGAACCGCGACATCTCGTACTGGACCTGGGACAACTACTTCAAGGCCGGCGCGTACCCGCAGGCCACGCAGGGGCGGGTCAGCGTGCAGTTCGCGAAGCTCTCCGTGGCCCACCTCTGA